In the Caminicella sporogenes DSM 14501 genome, one interval contains:
- a CDS encoding ABC transporter ATP-binding protein, with protein MSEKLLEVRNLKTSFYTHVGEVQAVRGVSYTINKGEAVGIVGESGSGKSVTSMSIMRLLQFPGKIKSGEIIFKGEDLVKKSNKEMMSIRGNEIAMIFQDPMTSLNPVYTVGDQIMEAIIRHQGASKKEAREKAIEMLRLVGIPSPEKRVDNYPHEFSGGMRQRAMIAIALSCQPDLLIADEPTTALDVTIQAQILELMKDLKEKINTSIILITHDLGVVADVCSRIIVMYGGLIMEEGTSEEIFYEPKHPYTMGLLKSIPRMDIDEKQRLIPIEGTPPDLLKPPKGCPFAARCPYAMKICVEHMPPYFYVNEGHRAMCWLLHDEAPKVTVDTGVRKGEK; from the coding sequence TTGTCTGAAAAATTATTAGAAGTAAGGAATTTAAAAACTTCATTTTATACACATGTTGGAGAAGTTCAAGCAGTTCGTGGAGTGAGTTATACAATTAATAAAGGTGAAGCTGTTGGAATTGTTGGAGAATCAGGTAGTGGAAAAAGTGTTACTTCAATGTCTATAATGAGACTTTTGCAATTCCCGGGAAAAATAAAAAGTGGTGAAATAATTTTTAAAGGTGAAGATTTAGTAAAAAAATCTAATAAAGAAATGATGTCAATTAGAGGTAATGAAATAGCAATGATATTTCAAGACCCAATGACATCACTTAATCCGGTTTATACAGTTGGAGACCAGATAATGGAAGCCATTATAAGACATCAGGGTGCTAGTAAGAAAGAGGCACGTGAAAAAGCTATTGAAATGTTAAGACTTGTTGGTATACCATCACCGGAAAAACGAGTAGATAATTATCCTCATGAATTTAGTGGTGGTATGAGGCAGAGAGCTATGATAGCAATAGCACTTTCTTGTCAGCCTGACCTTTTGATAGCTGATGAGCCTACGACAGCTTTGGATGTTACTATTCAAGCTCAGATTTTAGAACTTATGAAGGATTTAAAGGAAAAGATAAATACTTCTATTATACTTATAACTCACGATTTAGGTGTTGTTGCTGATGTGTGTTCAAGAATTATCGTTATGTATGGTGGACTAATAATGGAAGAAGGAACATCTGAAGAAATATTTTATGAGCCAAAGCATCCTTATACTATGGGACTTCTTAAATCTATTCCAAGAATGGATATAGATGAAAAGCAAAGACTTATTCCAATAGAAGGGACTCCCCCAGATTTATTGAAGCCGCCAAAAGGATGTCCTTTTGCAGCAAGATGTCCTTATGCTATGAAAATATGTGTTGAGCATATGCCACCGTATTTTTATGTAAATGAAGGACATAGAGCAATGTGTTGGTTGCTTCATGATGAAGCTCCTAAGGTAACAGTTGATACTGGTGTTAGAAAGGGGGAGAAATAA
- a CDS encoding ABC transporter ATP-binding protein, whose protein sequence is MTNDIKLNKDNNEILLEVKNLKKYFPINKGFIKKKIQYVKAVDDISFFIRKGETFGLVGESGCGKSTTGRTIIRLYDVTDGEVIFDGAEIGKLRESQLKPFRKRIQMIFQDPYASLNSRMTVGDIIGEPLDIHNLAKGKERQEIIYDLLERVGLSKDHANRYPHEFSGGQRQRIGIARALAVRPDFIICDEPISALDVSIQAQVVNMLEDLQSEMGLTYLFIAHDLSMVKHISDRIGVMYLGKLVEVAPSNELYSNPLHPYTQALLSAIPIPDPEVTRSKRRIVLQGDVPSPLNPPSGCRFRTRCRYATEKCAQVEPKLVDIGNGHMHACHYADDIKRGTKEISNKKALDVK, encoded by the coding sequence ATGACAAATGATATAAAATTAAATAAAGATAATAATGAGATACTGCTAGAAGTAAAAAACTTAAAAAAGTATTTCCCCATTAATAAAGGTTTTATAAAGAAAAAAATTCAATATGTAAAAGCTGTAGATGATATTAGTTTTTTCATTAGAAAAGGAGAAACTTTTGGACTTGTTGGAGAATCTGGTTGTGGAAAATCTACTACTGGTAGAACAATAATAAGACTTTATGATGTAACAGATGGAGAAGTTATATTTGATGGAGCAGAAATAGGAAAATTAAGAGAAAGTCAGCTTAAACCATTTAGAAAGAGAATACAAATGATATTTCAAGACCCTTATGCATCATTGAATTCTCGTATGACTGTTGGTGATATAATAGGAGAACCTTTAGATATTCATAATTTGGCTAAAGGTAAAGAAAGACAAGAAATTATATATGATTTGCTTGAAAGAGTAGGACTTAGTAAAGACCATGCAAATAGGTATCCTCATGAATTTAGTGGAGGACAAAGACAGCGTATAGGTATAGCTAGAGCTTTGGCTGTTAGACCAGATTTTATCATTTGTGATGAACCTATTTCAGCTTTAGATGTTTCTATTCAGGCACAAGTTGTAAATATGCTTGAAGATTTACAATCAGAAATGGGACTTACTTATCTATTTATAGCTCATGACCTTTCAATGGTTAAACATATATCTGATAGAATAGGTGTTATGTATCTCGGCAAATTAGTTGAAGTAGCACCAAGTAATGAGCTCTATTCAAATCCCCTACATCCTTATACACAAGCATTGCTTTCAGCTATACCGATACCAGACCCGGAGGTAACAAGAAGTAAAAGGAGAATAGTACTTCAAGGAGATGTACCAAGTCCACTTAATCCTCCATCAGGATGTAGATTTAGAACTAGATGTAGATATGCTACTGAAAAATGTGCTCAGGTAGAGCCAAAATTAGTAGATATAGGAAATGGTCATATGCATGCATGTCATTATGCAGATGATATAAAAAGGGGAACAAAGGAAATATCTAACAAAAAAGCATTAGATGTAAAATAA
- a CDS encoding ABC transporter permease: MARFLANRIISMFITLFLVITITFFLMHAIPGGPFTREKPLPPAVIEALEAKYKLDQPLWKQYLDYLKGVATFDLGPSFQRVGVTVNQLIEEGFPVSAKIGGGAVLMVVVLGIPLGVISALKQNKWQDQLVMILATLGVTIPSFVMATAIIYIFSSKLGWLPSHGLTSWKHMIGPVIALGGFSLSFVARLTRSSMLEVLQQDYIRTARAKGLSEFVVVGKHALKNALIPVVTYIGPMIAGILTGSFVIEKIFAIPGLGKHFVESVGNRDYTVLMGVTIFYAAFLLVMILIVDILYGFIDPRIKIGD; this comes from the coding sequence TTGGCTAGATTTCTTGCTAATAGAATAATATCTATGTTTATAACTTTATTTTTAGTTATAACTATCACATTTTTCTTAATGCATGCTATACCGGGTGGACCTTTTACGAGAGAAAAACCATTGCCACCAGCTGTTATTGAAGCCTTAGAAGCTAAATATAAACTTGATCAGCCATTGTGGAAACAATATTTAGATTATCTTAAAGGAGTTGCAACTTTTGATTTAGGACCTTCATTCCAGAGAGTAGGAGTTACTGTAAATCAATTAATTGAGGAAGGCTTTCCAGTATCAGCTAAAATTGGTGGAGGAGCAGTACTCATGGTAGTTGTTTTAGGTATTCCTCTTGGAGTTATTTCTGCACTCAAACAAAATAAATGGCAGGATCAACTTGTAATGATACTGGCTACTTTAGGTGTTACTATTCCAAGTTTTGTTATGGCAACAGCAATTATATATATATTCAGTTCAAAACTAGGATGGCTACCTTCGCATGGTTTAACTAGTTGGAAGCATATGATAGGACCGGTAATAGCATTAGGAGGATTTTCACTTTCTTTTGTTGCAAGACTTACTCGTTCAAGTATGCTGGAAGTTCTTCAACAAGATTATATTAGAACTGCTAGAGCAAAAGGACTTTCAGAGTTTGTAGTTGTAGGTAAACATGCACTTAAAAATGCATTAATACCGGTTGTAACTTATATAGGACCTATGATAGCAGGAATATTGACTGGTTCGTTTGTAATTGAAAAAATATTTGCTATTCCGGGACTTGGAAAGCACTTTGTTGAAAGTGTAGGAAATAGAGATTATACAGTACTTATGGGTGTAACAATATTTTATGCAGCATTTTTATTAGTTATGATTTTGATTGTGGATATACTTTATGGATTTATTGACCCAAGGATTAAGATAGGGGACTAA
- a CDS encoding peptide ABC transporter substrate-binding protein: MFKKSFALLLILVLVVTAFTGCGSKKSEPNEQQNQAEKPAPAEGKEMVLNWNLGSEPKTLDPQLNSASDGGHVINNTFEGLMREVNGKLEPAIAESYEVSEDELTYTFHLRDTKWSDGKPLTAHDFEFAWKRALDPKLASEYAFQLFYIKGGQEYYEGKGTRDDVAVKALDDKTLQVTLNAPTPYFLDLTTFYTYMPTREDIVDNEGIWAKDPSKFICNGPFKLVEYKSGDKLVLAKNENYWRADEVKIDKIIASMIVDQSTALTAYESGELDVIDNMPTQEIPRLQAEDPTFTILPQIGTYYYIFNVNKEPVNDVRVRRALTLAIDRKAIVETVTKAAQVPATGFVPVNLTLSTGEEFRKVAGDYGIDPNGANVEEAKKLLAEAGYPDGKGFPEITILYNTSEGHKAIAEAIQEMWKKNLGINVKLANQEWAVFQDTRHQGNFTVARAGWLADYADPMTFLDLWTTYSGNNDAQWKVKAYDKLIEKAKLVSGKERDKLLLEAEKMIMDEMIVMPIYYYTDPVMVKEKVKDWQKTKLGHWYFGYAYIAE, from the coding sequence TTGTTTAAAAAGAGTTTTGCATTACTACTAATACTTGTATTGGTAGTTACAGCTTTTACTGGCTGTGGTTCTAAGAAATCAGAACCTAATGAGCAGCAAAATCAGGCTGAGAAGCCAGCACCAGCTGAAGGAAAAGAAATGGTATTAAATTGGAATTTAGGTTCAGAACCTAAGACGCTTGACCCGCAACTTAATAGTGCAAGTGATGGTGGACATGTAATTAACAATACATTTGAGGGTTTAATGAGAGAAGTTAATGGTAAACTTGAACCAGCAATAGCTGAAAGCTATGAAGTATCAGAAGATGAACTTACATATACTTTCCATTTAAGAGACACTAAATGGTCAGATGGTAAGCCGCTAACTGCTCATGATTTTGAGTTTGCATGGAAGAGAGCTTTAGACCCAAAACTTGCTTCAGAATATGCATTCCAATTGTTCTACATTAAAGGTGGGCAAGAATATTATGAGGGAAAAGGAACAAGAGATGATGTAGCAGTTAAGGCACTTGATGACAAAACTTTACAAGTTACTTTAAATGCTCCTACACCTTATTTCTTGGATTTAACTACATTCTATACTTATATGCCTACTAGAGAAGATATAGTTGACAATGAAGGTATATGGGCAAAAGACCCTTCAAAATTCATATGTAATGGTCCATTTAAACTTGTTGAATACAAATCAGGTGACAAGTTAGTACTTGCTAAGAATGAAAATTATTGGAGAGCTGATGAGGTAAAAATTGATAAAATTATAGCTAGTATGATTGTTGACCAGTCAACAGCTTTAACTGCATATGAATCTGGGGAATTGGATGTAATTGATAATATGCCAACTCAAGAGATACCAAGACTTCAGGCTGAAGACCCAACATTTACTATATTGCCACAGATAGGAACTTATTACTATATATTTAATGTTAATAAAGAACCTGTAAATGATGTTAGAGTGAGAAGAGCACTTACTCTTGCTATTGATAGAAAAGCTATTGTTGAAACAGTTACAAAAGCTGCACAGGTACCAGCTACAGGATTTGTACCGGTTAATTTAACTCTTTCTACAGGAGAAGAATTTAGAAAAGTTGCTGGAGATTATGGAATAGACCCAAATGGAGCTAATGTTGAAGAAGCTAAGAAGTTATTAGCTGAGGCAGGGTATCCAGATGGTAAGGGATTCCCAGAAATAACTATTCTTTATAATACTTCAGAAGGACATAAAGCAATAGCAGAAGCTATACAGGAAATGTGGAAGAAGAACCTTGGAATAAATGTAAAACTTGCAAATCAAGAATGGGCAGTATTCCAAGATACAAGACATCAAGGTAATTTTACAGTAGCTAGAGCAGGATGGCTTGCGGATTATGCTGACCCTATGACATTTTTAGATTTATGGACAACATATTCAGGAAATAATGATGCTCAGTGGAAAGTAAAAGCTTATGATAAGCTTATTGAAAAGGCTAAATTAGTGTCAGGAAAAGAAAGAGATAAATTGTTATTAGAAGCTGAAAAAATGATAATGGACGAAATGATAGTTATGCCTATTTACTACTATACTGATCCTGTAATGGTTAAAGAGAAAGTAAAAGATTGGCAAAAAACAAAATTAGGTCATTGGTATTTTGGTTATGCTTATATAGCAGAATAA
- a CDS encoding ABC transporter permease, which translates to MAEMKNIPKEMWEPIAHEERDKEKITRPSMTYWQDAWRRLKQNKLAMIGLVTIIILFLFAIFGPMFSKYSYSDQNLDLANIPPRFEIYKIADNKFVYVRRDYMLIEVTEKGEILDKLVASKNDMIGKKRIYNIDGNEVVLDYSFAAKNKDIPNAKKFALYLNGKEIKPYKKVFNKTYWFGSDAHGRDLYVRVLYGARISLSVAVVAAVVNFFIGVLYGGISGYAGGKIDNMMMRIVDIISTVPLMLYVIMLMVVMGSGLKTIMITLGTVYWVRMARIVRGQTLSLKEQEYVLAAKTLGASTWRILVRHLIPNAMGPIIVALTMQIPSAIFTESFLSFIGLGVSAPAASWGTLASDALGGLRSYAYQLFFPSLAICITMLAFNFLGDGLRDALDPRLRK; encoded by the coding sequence ATGGCAGAAATGAAAAATATTCCTAAAGAAATGTGGGAACCTATTGCACATGAAGAAAGAGATAAAGAAAAAATTACTCGTCCGAGTATGACATATTGGCAGGATGCATGGAGGAGATTAAAACAAAATAAACTTGCTATGATAGGACTTGTTACAATTATAATTTTATTTTTATTTGCAATATTTGGACCAATGTTTTCTAAATATTCTTATTCAGATCAAAATCTTGATTTGGCAAATATACCTCCAAGATTTGAAATATATAAAATAGCAGATAATAAATTTGTATACGTTAGAAGAGATTATATGTTGATAGAAGTAACTGAAAAAGGAGAAATTTTAGATAAGCTTGTAGCATCTAAAAATGATATGATAGGCAAAAAAAGGATATACAATATTGATGGTAATGAAGTAGTTTTAGATTATAGTTTTGCTGCTAAAAATAAAGATATTCCAAATGCGAAAAAATTTGCATTATATTTAAATGGAAAGGAAATCAAGCCTTATAAAAAAGTATTTAATAAGACATACTGGTTTGGTAGTGATGCACATGGTAGAGATTTATATGTAAGAGTTCTTTATGGGGCACGTATATCTCTATCAGTTGCAGTAGTTGCAGCAGTTGTTAACTTTTTTATAGGAGTTCTTTACGGCGGTATTTCAGGTTATGCAGGTGGAAAAATTGACAATATGATGATGCGTATAGTTGATATTATCAGTACTGTACCGCTTATGCTTTACGTTATTATGCTTATGGTTGTTATGGGTTCAGGACTTAAAACTATTATGATTACGTTAGGTACTGTTTATTGGGTGCGTATGGCACGTATAGTTAGAGGACAGACTTTAAGCTTAAAAGAACAAGAGTATGTATTGGCTGCTAAAACATTAGGTGCTAGTACTTGGAGGATATTAGTAAGACACTTGATACCAAATGCAATGGGACCTATTATAGTTGCACTTACAATGCAGATACCTAGTGCAATATTTACGGAATCATTTTTGAGCTTTATAGGACTTGGAGTTTCAGCACCTGCAGCATCATGGGGTACATTGGCATCTGATGCATTGGGTGGACTTCGCTCATATGCATATCAGTTATTTTTCCCATCACTGGCTATATGTATAACAATGCTTGCATTTAACTTTTTAGGTGATGGTTTAAGAGATGCTTTAGACCCACGTTTACGTAAATAG
- a CDS encoding AIR synthase family protein, translated as MRAGKLDSELLQKIVFKNIKFHRDEVLVRASIGEDCAVVDFEKYVLIMSTDPITGAASEVGRLAVHINCNDIASNGVEPLGLMITILAPLGTTENDIEDIMKQVGEEAAKLNVEVIGGHTEITDAVNKIVISATAIGRQLKNKLIKTSGAKIKDKIIMTKTVGLEGTGIIAYDLEEKLSSTFSREIIQKAKSMVNDISVVKEGIIGGQVGVNCMHDITEGGILGAIWEVCEASNVGCIVFKDRIPIAKETADICKFLNINPFKLISSGSMLMTVSPQKEKELIEKLSCSGIKATVIGEITEEGRYFIEDGVKTEIDPPESDELYKVIKGS; from the coding sequence ATGAGAGCAGGTAAATTAGATTCAGAATTACTTCAAAAAATTGTTTTTAAGAATATTAAATTTCATAGGGATGAGGTTTTAGTAAGAGCAAGTATTGGCGAAGATTGTGCAGTTGTAGACTTTGAAAAATATGTACTGATAATGTCAACAGACCCTATAACTGGAGCTGCCAGTGAAGTGGGAAGATTAGCTGTACATATAAATTGTAATGATATAGCTTCAAATGGAGTAGAACCTTTAGGACTTATGATTACTATATTAGCTCCTCTAGGAACAACAGAAAATGATATAGAAGATATAATGAAGCAAGTAGGAGAAGAAGCAGCTAAGCTCAATGTAGAGGTAATTGGTGGTCATACAGAAATAACTGATGCAGTGAATAAAATAGTGATTTCAGCTACTGCAATAGGAAGACAATTGAAGAATAAACTTATAAAAACTTCAGGAGCTAAGATAAAAGATAAAATAATAATGACTAAGACAGTTGGACTTGAGGGAACGGGAATAATTGCATATGATTTGGAAGAAAAATTATCTTCGACATTTTCCCGGGAAATAATTCAAAAAGCGAAGTCTATGGTAAATGATATAAGTGTAGTAAAAGAAGGTATAATAGGCGGACAAGTTGGAGTAAACTGTATGCATGATATTACAGAAGGAGGGATTTTAGGGGCAATTTGGGAAGTTTGTGAAGCTTCAAATGTAGGATGTATTGTGTTTAAGGATAGAATCCCTATAGCCAAAGAAACAGCAGATATATGTAAATTTTTAAATATAAATCCATTTAAGCTAATATCAAGTGGTAGTATGCTTATGACTGTAAGTCCACAAAAGGAAAAAGAGCTTATTGAAAAATTAAGTTGTAGTGGAATAAAAGCAACTGTTATTGGAGAAATAACAGAAGAAGGACGATATTTCATTGAAGATGGAGTAAAAACTGAAATAGACCCTCCAGAAAGTGATGAATTGTATAAAGTAATAAAGGGGAGTTAA
- a CDS encoding transposase has protein sequence MPKKQLTEEFRVKVVKEALETGEQGIVARRHDIHPVTLSRWINNYKKYGKTTVSKQTSKTTNKDVESQILEKENEQLKKLLGEKELEIQILR, from the coding sequence GTGCCAAAAAAACAACTCACTGAAGAATTTAGAGTTAAAGTAGTTAAAGAAGCCTTAGAAACTGGTGAACAAGGTATAGTAGCAAGACGTCATGATATTCATCCGGTTACCTTATCAAGATGGATAAATAACTATAAAAAATATGGAAAAACAACAGTTTCTAAACAAACTTCCAAAACTACTAATAAAGATGTTGAGTCTCAGATACTAGAAAAAGAAAATGAACAACTAAAGAAACTTTTAGGTGAAAAAGAACTTGAAATACAAATTCTTCGTG